CGTGCGTTCCACGTCGCGGGCCACTCGCATGGCCACCATCAACTCCTGAGGGTCTTGGATTCTCACTTGTCCTTTGATGTCCTCGCGTAGACCGGCAAGAAAATAGCCCAAGACTTGTTCTTCCGACACTTCCTTGGTTTGCCCCATTAGAATCTCGAATTCCCATACGAACTCCTCCACTGTCCCTTCTTGGCGCAATGTCGCCAATCTCTCAAACACAGACCCCCTGAATCCTCCTCCAAAACGGTTGATCAACGCTTTCTTTAGACCTTCCCAAGAACGGTTCTTGGCCTTCTCTTTCCAAAATTTGAACCAGTACGCGACACTCCCCTCCATACTGACATAAGCCAATTCCACCTTTTCTTCATCGTCTTCCACCTTCTGAATATCAAAGAACCTCTCCGCCCTATTGATCCAACTCAAGGGCTCTACTCCTTCAAACGTAGGTAAGTCCACCCTTTTCCGCCACGGCTTTTGATCGTCATTCCGAACCCCACTGTTTCTGCCTCCAGTTTCCCCCACATGTCGAAGCGGATTTTCATTCACCGAACTATCGTCGGATTGCCCATCCCCACGTTTGGCGTTCGTCTCCAAGATCTTCATTATCTGTTGCAAATCCCTTCGTACCGCTACCGATTCTGCCTTCATTCCCTCCATGGTAATCTCTATCGCCTCTAACCTTTCCTCCATATCCTTCTCCATTCTTGCTAATCGTGCCCAATTTGGGATCCGGCAGATCGGACCAAATTGTTAGGTTCCTCTGTCAAGAACCTTTCTCTCACACACAATTAGGCACACAACACACgaaatcaaatgaaaagaatgatCAATATGGTATTGAATGAACGTATACACTGTAAGTTTCAatgagagcataacctccccCTCAGGAACTAATAGATTCCTGTTAAAGCTATCAAAAACACTAACTAACTCTGTACACTACTGAATTAGCTATTTATACAATACTAACACCCCACATCTCTTAACTGTCCGAACAGTCTAACACCCCGCGCCTCTTAACTGTCCCAACAGTTAGACATCCCCCCTTTTATTCCTTTGTACATACACTTTCCAATTCCTAACAGAAACCTAACTTAGACAACCCCCTCTCACACAAACAAGAACTCAAactgccaaaagaatgagtttctGTATTGATATTGAGAACAATGAACACTGATAGCGCTAATGGAGGCCTAATCCCCCTCTTAGCTCTAACGGAGGCCTAATCCCCCTCTTCTGGCCAATGGTCCAGACTTTACAAAAAGAATACTCAATAACCCCCCTCTGACAACATAACAGagtattatttttacaattccTCCATCTTCTATCCTAAACTCATTACCCATTATACTCTACCATCCTATATCCTAACATAGTGCTATCAGTGTTCATTGTTCTCAATATCAATACAGAAACCCATTCTTCTGGCCAATGGTCCAGACTTTACAAAAGAATACTCAAAACCCCCCCTCTGATAACATAACAGAGTACTATTTATTAAATTCCTCCACCTTCTATCCTAAACCCATTACCCATTATACCCTACCACCCTATATCCTAACATCAACCAGTTTAGAATACCCAGTCTAAAATTTTgctttacattttaaaattgaaaaggttAGAATGTTTAGATTGATATCTATTGTTGTCAATGTCATCCACTTCTGGTTTTGATAgtaatataatgtttaatttacgCTAATTAACCCATTGTTTAGATCTCACAATATTGTTTGTACTTCGTGTAATTTTCTACTGTTTGGCTGGATATGCTGATTTCCTTTGTGTTATGTTTGTTCTTTGGCAGAATGTTGACGGTGTAAATTACTTTCATGTGAAAGTTGTTGGGTTATTGTTTGTTGCAACTACAAGGGTTAATGTATCACCCTCTTTAGTCTTGGAGCTTTTGCAAAGAATTGCTCGTGTTATTAAAGATTATCTTGGGATTCTCAATGAAGACTCGCTACGAAAAAACTTTGTGCTTGTGTACGAGTTACTCGATGAAGTTATTGTGAGCTTCGTCCCTAGCTCTATTTGGTTCATTATGCCTTTAAAAGGCCTTTGTTTTCTTAACTTTAATGCTTcgtttaattatattatcacTTTATCCTTGCTAGCTCgcttttttaaatctaatattCATACTTGAGGCTCATTTTATCATAGTTGATTCTTGgtaaaaatatatgcatttttTAACAGTTAATATCAGTAGCCACCGATAGATCTGACAGATGTGTTTACAATATTTTTCTGGTAATGTATGACAGAAGTTACAAACCTCTAAAATTTTGGGTGGATATTGTactgtttttcttttgaaaaaattactGAAAGAGCTATTTGCAATTTTCTTGTAAGTTTTACTCCTGCTTAGGCCTGAGAATCATAGTTAATTAGTCATGTTTCCAAAAGTCGTACTTATGAGTGACCCATTGATGTTTTTGAAGGATTTTGGTTATGTTCAAACAACATCTACCGAGATGTTGAAAGCCTATGTTTTCAATGAGCCACTTGTAGTTGATGCTGCACGTCTATCACCTCTTGGACCTGGTTCGATTTTCACGGTATGATGTTTACTATGTTCTATATCTAGgaagttattttgtttttatgttattcTTGCTAGTACTTATTTATGATatcattatttcttaatttttgttgcATGCAGCAAGGGACAAAAAGAATGCCAGGGATAGCTGTCACAAAATCTGTTGTTGCTACAGAGCCTGGGGGTAGAAGGAGGGAAGAGATTTTTGTAGATATAATTGAGAAAATCAGCATCACTTTTAGCTCCAGTGTTagtaaatatgttaaaatattaaacgaTGAATTTCATTACATTTTTCCATTGTTACATCGTCCATCATGTATCATCAGTATAGACGCTTTGCTTATGGTTTCTGGATGCTATTGACAAAACTTAATTATGATTTCTTTCGAGCATGGATTTACTCTTGACTCTCTAGTGTCTGAAACTAATTTAATCTAAGTATTGAACCATCCATTCCAATTAAAAATTCTACTTATCAAATGCACAGGGGAAAAATTTACCTTGCCTAATGAaacataaataatcaattttggttgaaatttttttatgcattacAGTGAACTAGTGCTTTATGACATGTAATGTTTTTTGGTAAAGTTCATACAAGAGAACAATTGAAGTCTTGCAAAATGAAAACATTGTAGTGGATTAATGCACATACAAGAAAAAGGATTAGGGATGGaggttttaaaaagaaagtagaAGAAGGAGCACATTTCGAGGAGAATATGGCAGAATCTAACCTAAGACGGTTTGGCCATGTGAGAAGAAGACCAATAGAAGCCCTGTGAAAAATAGCCAATTAGATCGTGGATAGTTACATTACAACCAAAAATAACAAAGTCTGAGTTTTCTAAGAGAAAGgaccaagaaacaagaaataattgaaaaagaaaagacaggACTGTATGAATTATCCTTCCAAAGATCTTACCTTCGAAAAATTAGCTAAAACTTGGTTCTCCCAACACTTACAATTCAGAATGAATTTTTGTATTCAAATGATTACCTTGTAGCATGTGTTCATCATTCTCagtatttttaatgtaatttggCCAGGGATACATTCTGACTTCTGAGATTGATGGCACCATACAAATGAAGAGCTATCTTTCTGGCAATCCTGAAATTCGATTAGCACTTAATGATGATCTCTCCATTGGAAGAAATGTGGGAGCAGCTTACGGTAActtccaatcattcaatcattGTTTCCAGTAGTTTTTCcaagaattataattatattatacttatgTGGAAATGTTTCTAGAGCAGGTTATAGGAGCTCATCTGGCTCAGGAACAGTTGTATTAGATGACTGTAATTTCCATGAATCTGTTCGCCTAGATAGTTTTGATATTGATAGAACTCTATCCCTGGTGAGTACCAAAGTAGTCTTAAACTTTTTCATTCAGAATATAGAGGTATTTTATTGACTTAtttgcttttgaaaatttattttaatggtaCACTGCCAATTTTAGATCCCACCAGATGGTGAGTTTCCAGTCATGAACTACCGTATGACACAGGAATTTAGACCTCCTTTTCGTATTAATGCTCTGATTGAAGAGGCAGGATCGCTTAAGGTGATTCCTACTTTTCAATAGTTATTCTCTAGTTTTCTCTGTCTTATGTATCTTtctgtatgtgtgtgtattCCTCTTTCCCTTGCAGTCACTAGCAGAATAACACTTGTGAAATTGCTATTGCAGGCAGAAGTAATTCTTAAAATAAGTGCCGAGTTTGCTTCAAGTGTATCAGCAAATACTATCAAATTGCAGATGCCACTACCGAAATATACCTCCAGgtattattctaaatttctcAATGTCGTTTAATAAATGGGATACTGTTAGGTATCTGGGTATGAAACCTAACCAGAACAACCTCTCACACACTCACAGCAAGCAACAGAACAATGAACGAATGAATCTCTTTTATTAATGGTAATAGAATTCTGTAAACAAAGGATagttgggagcataacctccctagcatatgggagcataacctccttcaCGGGACTAGAGTCGTAGCCGCTTGTCAATaaactcaataatcaaaagCATAACCCTAACAATAGACTCTAactctatttatattaattatttcccGCCCATCTTATAGTGAATATTTTCCTAgaatatatcttatttaatataaatatcttatactgaatatttccctagaatatatctttatttactataaatatcttataGTGAATAttttccctagaatatatctttatttactataaatatttcCTGCTCATCTTCACCACTACCAGTTAGGATAGCAACTCTTCAACCGATCTGCTACAGCTCTTCCCCTTGCCTCCTACCGTTCGGCTTGCTTCCCTGTGCCTCCTACCGTTTGGCTTGCTTTCCCGTGTCTCTTATCGCTCGGCTTGCTTCCCCTTGCCTCTTACCGTTCGACTTGCTTCCCCCTGCCTCCTACTGTTCGACTTGCTTCCCCCTGCGTCTTATCGTTCGGCTTGCTTCCCCTTGTCTCCTACCGTTCGGCTCCCCTGTCTCCTACCGTTCGGCTCCCCCCTGCCTACTACCGTTCAGCTCCCTATCTCCTATCCTATCACCCTGTATCCTATCAGATACTATCTTTGAAAGGGATTTTTAGTTAACTGGAAACTGACATGTTGATGCATTTAGTATTTTTACTGAAGTATCCCCCTAATAGGTTTTGAACAACATTAGTTTATAGAACTCTTGAGGGGATTGTACActgattttatgaaaaatatagaGAGGGAGCTAATtgtaatgtttaattaattacaaacatttttttatcccCTTGGGCCAATAGGGATGTTTTTGACCATAGGTTATACTGAAAGGaaatttgaaaagtaaattgtttaaaaaatagtgTTTGGGATTGATGCTGAAATTTACAGTTTTTTCTTTGAGAAAACAAAGCTGTTTTCATGCCTCTATATATTTTAAGCTTATATACTTTTCAACAGTTTTCCTTCTCTTTAAATGGTTTTCCCCAAATTATCAAATAAGCTTTTTCTGTTTTAGCTTTTTTGCATACCATATTTATCACAAATTTCCTATAtatgttagagatattatatttagtttatatttatcttttatcttttagttactttgttattatttcttatttgtattttggacttagcccatatttctaatattataaatagagaaccttATGTGTGTTTAACACAAgggagttttcactatattcaacttggtatcagagcaggttttttgatccttttctactttgtctttgttgccaCCAGTGGCCGCCACCACCGGCGGCCtcctaaaagtttcttttttcaacCTGTGTCTTTATACTTCGATGGGCAATCTCTGGTTTCTGTCTCGCATCTGCCCGTTGCCGCTCGCCACCAGCCGCCACCTGCCGATTGTCCACTGTCATCGGCCGTTCACCACCGCCggcaccgtctccggccaccgttgCCGACACTGTCTTCGGCCActgtctccggccaccgtctacAGCCACCGTCTTTGGTCGTCGTCGTCGGCCgtcgtctccgccacttgtaccaccgatgcaccaacacctagtcctacctctactgcttccgctatcttctctattctgaaaggtcttcaaggacagTCAGTGGTTAacaacaagaaatttcaacactaaaattatgggttgaaacaatttcaccaatcctttgtcaaatctgtcagatttgttttttgggtgctttgatgaataagagctcattatgatcttccactttcatgGTCTGTCATCGGCACACCGTCATTTCCGCCGTtcgtcgtgagggggagtatgtttcgAGCCAGGTTTCAGGCTTTCAG
This genomic stretch from Vigna radiata var. radiata cultivar VC1973A chromosome 7, Vradiata_ver6, whole genome shotgun sequence harbors:
- the LOC106768884 gene encoding AP-4 complex subunit mu, whose translation is MISQFFVLSQRGDNIVFRDYRGEVQKGSAEIFFRKVKFWEDGDLQEAPPVFNVDGVNYFHVKVVGLLFVATTRVNVSPSLVLELLQRIARVIKDYLGILNEDSLRKNFVLVYELLDEVIDFGYVQTTSTEMLKAYVFNEPLVVDAARLSPLGPGSIFTQGTKRMPGIAVTKSVVATEPGGRRREEIFVDIIEKISITFSSSGYILTSEIDGTIQMKSYLSGNPEIRLALNDDLSIGRNVGAAYGYRSSSGSGTVVLDDCNFHESVRLDSFDIDRTLSLIPPDGEFPVMNYRMTQEFRPPFRINALIEEAGSLKAEVILKISAEFASSVSANTIKLQMPLPKYTSRVSFELEPGAVGQTTDFKEANKRLEWSLKKIVGGSEHTLRAKLTFAQESHVNVTKESGPVSATFTIPMYNASRLQVKYLQIAKKSATHEPYRWVRYVTQANSYVARI